One window of Cydia fagiglandana chromosome 19, ilCydFagi1.1, whole genome shotgun sequence genomic DNA carries:
- the LOC134673927 gene encoding uncharacterized protein LOC134673927, with protein MACPYRIDNDVKKKIIDMKNYGFPVTDIVNELGIARNTVYLWLERWEQEGGLNNHVSFRRPRSTTRLQDVNIIEKARNERFINTTQFSGVFNVSSSTIRRLKEGGLQNRVPTRKPALTQRHIDERLHFAVTNRNKNFDDDIFMDNKIFSSSDNGRLALWKPDNTRYHARHLVPDRRSGRITNWLLGLDVKGRTRRAGRNNWADECHGLCRNTRRFIPAQCKHMLSEPTCHIYAR; from the exons ATGGCATGTCCGTATCGTATTGATAACGAcgtaaaaaagaaaataatagatatgaaaAATTATGGCTTTCCCGTTACTGATATTGTCAACGAACTCGGAATAGCA aGAAATACCGTCTACTTATGGTTAGAAAGGTGGGAGCAGGAAGGCGGATTAAACAACCACGTGTCATTTAGGCGTCCAAGGTCGACAACGAGGCTCCAAGACGTAAATATAATAGAAAAGGCCCGGAACGAACGCTTTATCAATACCACCCAGTTTTCCGGTGTATTCAATGTCTCAAGTAGCACAATAAGACGTCTCAAAGAAGGGGGTTTGCAAAACCGAGTGCCTACGCGGAAGCCAGCTCTTACCCAAAGGCATATCGATGAAAGGCTGCATTTTGCAGTCACCAATAGGAATAAAAACTTTGACGACGATATTTTTATGGACAATAAGATATTTTCTTCGTCTGACAATGGAAGGTTAGCACTATGGAAGCCTGATAATACTCGATACCATGCACGACATTTAGTACCTGATAGACGCAGTGGACGGATAACTAATTGGCTTCTGGGTTTGGATGTCAAAGGAAGGACCCGGAGAGCTGGTCGAAATAACTGGGCGGATGAATGCCATGGATTATGTAGAAATACTCGAAGATTCATTCCTGCCCAGTGTAAACATATGTTATCCGAACCGACGTGTCACATTTATGCAAGATAA
- the LOC134674117 gene encoding NF-kappa-B inhibitor-interacting Ras-like protein encodes MGKTSKVVICGMKGVGKTAVLEQLIYGNVNLKTYFYPTIEDIYVANIETDRGTKERVCFYDTAGLEPPITGEFKGPPQSPTLQLTANQVLQRHYLGFAEGYVMVYDTNRPESLDVLMYLKKDIDRNKDKKEVVMLVIGNRTGPDDPNSLENTCSKAANWCSREKLRHFEVNAMDRPSLYEPFIFLTSKLNPVQNKTAFPQLSTLSKLTQKNNRSDAM; translated from the exons ATGGGTAAAACTAGTAAAGTAGTTATCTGCGGGATGAAAGGTGTTGGTAAAACTGCCGTTCTTGAGCAGTTGATATACGGAAATGTGAATTTAAAAACTTATTTCTATCCGACTATTGAAGACATTTACGTAGCGAATATCGAGACAGACCGCGGCACGAAGGAGCGAGTGTGTTTCTACGATACTGCGGGGCTCGAGCCACCGATTACAGGCGAGTTTAAAG GACCACCCCAGTCCCCGACGCTGCAGCTGACAGCCAACCAGGTGCTGCAGCGGCACTACCTCGGCTTCGCAGAGGGCTACGTCATGGTGTACGACACCAACCGGCCCGAGTCGCTCGATGTACTCATGTATCTGAAGAAGGATATCGATAGAAATAAGGATAAGAAAGAG GTAGTAATGCTAGTAATAGGCAACCGCACGGGCCCTGACGATCCCAACAGCCTCGAGAACACCTGCTCCAAAGCGGCCAACTGGTGCTCGCGCGAAaagctccgccattttgaagtCAACGCGATGGATCGGCCATCTTTGTATGAACCCTTCATATTTCTAACCTCAAAACTTAACCCGGTACAGAATAAAACAGCGTTTCCACAGTTAAGTACGCTGAGTAAGTTGACGCAAAAGAATAATAGGAGCGATGCTATGtaa
- the LOC134673724 gene encoding stabilizer of axonemal microtubules 1-like, translating to MSECVPCGACRSCGKVVSPCYKQPRIPDSYAPRRCYVKPTAPVEASTTYNLSYLPTADSSNLRGIPRKPAPNLVPSCEPMEGSTVQKLSFLPNEVCTTQPIRPCHHDMWGQGPMQAVTTQRHDYVPKPAIMRESCKPPPKFHSVESPFENRTVNRLSYINPGPAPPAPSFAPVKCYERPVAKMESSTTHKMSYQPVCAPSPQRPPWACKGQYQKPCQKIDSTTVYRSSFLPPGEDCSQVLDPCSYGDCKPCNCICPAQCIATNPCSCLTFPRAGC from the coding sequence ATGTCCGAGTGTGTTCCCTGTGGGGCTTGCCGCTCTTGCGGTAAAGTCGTCAGTCCGTGCTATAAGCAACCTCGTATACCAGACTCGTACGCTCCGCGGCGTTGCTACGTAAAACCCACTGCTCCTGTAGAAGCCTCCACCACGTATAATCTATCGTACTTACCCACAGCAGACTCTTCAAACTTACGTGGAATCCCTAGAAAACCAGCACCTAACCTAGTCCCAAGCTGCGAGCCAATGGAAGGCAGCACAGTCCAGAAACTTTCATTTCTCCCGAATGAGGTTTGTACCACGCAACCGATCCGGCCGTGTCACCACGACATGTGGGGGCAGGGGCCTATGCAAGCGGTCACCACGCAACGTCATGACTACGTCCCCAAGCCGGCCATCATGAGAGAATCCTGTAAACCACCACCTAAGTTCCACTCAGTTGAATCTCCGTTTGAAAACCGCACGGTGAACCGCTTATCTTACATAAATCCAGGCCCCGCGCCACCAGCACCATCGTTTGCACCTGTTAAGTGTTATGAGCGACCAGTGGCTAAAATGGAGAGCTCGACTACGCACAAAATGTCATATCAGCCTGTATGCGCACCATCACCACAGCGCCCGCCTTGGGCTTGCAAAGGCCAATATCAAAAACCTTGCCAGAAGATCGACTCGACCACAGTATACCGTTCCTCGTTCCTCCCACCAGGAGAGGACTGCTCGCAAGTTCTGGATCCATGTAGTTATGGTGATTGTAAGCCATGCAATTGCATCTGCCCGGCGCAGTGCATTGCTACAAACCCTTGTTCCTGCCTCACATTTCCAAGAGCCGGATGTTGA
- the LOC134674119 gene encoding cytochrome c oxidase subunit 6C: MAGDKAVSTVSKPVMRGLLNASIKRNLIISLALAAVSGIAFKQLVGTERKRKYAEFYRNYDAEKEFEEMKKKGLFQSC, from the exons ATGGCCGGTGACAAGGCAGTCTCCACCGTCTCGAAGCCCGTGATGAGGGGCCTCCTAAACGCCTCCATCAAGCGTAACCTCATCATTTCCCTTGCCTTGGCCGCCGTCAGCGGAATCGCCTTCAAACAGCTGGTCGGCACCGAGCGCAAGAGGAAATACGCAGAGTTCTACAG GAACTACGACGCAGAGAAGGAGTTCGAAGAGATGAAGAAGAAGGGGCTGTTCCAGTCGTGCTGA